Proteins encoded together in one Cryptococcus deuterogattii R265 chromosome 13, complete sequence window:
- a CDS encoding ribosomal protein S12, producing the protein MNPSRSLLALTSSFSRLAVRSAQPAFARPAAMPAIRPAMSLERGFASSSRCEATINQIMRGARKSSKRKSSVPLLDGCFQKKAVCAKVYTTKPRKPNSAVRKVARVKLSNGQMTTAYIPGEGHNLQEHSVVLVRGGGAKDLPGVRYKIVRGTMDLNGVAGRISARSKFGVKKPKKS; encoded by the exons ATGAATCCCTCAAGATCGCTCCTAGCGCTCACTTCCTCATTTTCCAGGCTCGCCGTGCGATCAGCCCAGCCCGCTTTTGCCAGGCCTGCCGCTATGCCCGCGATCCGACCCGCTATGAGTCTCGAAAGAGGATTTGCCTCGAGCTCACGATGCGAAGCTACCATCAACCAAA TTATGCGAGGTGCCCGAAAATCTAGCAAGCGAAAGTCCTCTGTCCCTCTTCTCGACGGGTGTTTCCAAAAAAAGGCCGTCTGCGCCAAAGTCTACACCACCAAGCCTCGTAAACCAAACTCTGCTGTACGAAAAGTTGCACGAGTAAAGCTCTCCAACGGACAGATGACGACTGCGTACATCCCCGGTGAGGGACACAACTTGCAGGAGCATTCGGTGGTCCTGGTGAGGGGTGGTGGCGCCAAGGATTTGCCTGGTGTGAGGTACAAGATTGTGAGGGGAACAATGGATTTGAATGGTGTGGCTGGAAGGATCTCTGCGAGGTCCAAGTTTGGTG TCAAGAAGCCCAAGAAGTCATAG